The DNA window AAGTGGCACCGTAAGTGCCGAGTTTTCAATCTTTTTTACTGCTTTTGGTAGCAGCTGTTGTGTAATTTATTACCGTCGTAATCAGTTATAAATAATTTCAACCCCTCCAAAGTGTGGGGAGGGGGCCGGGGCGTTTAGGAATGGGTTGGGAAGGTATGAGTCataaaaattgatttttcaaGTTCTAAGGGAGTTACTTCCTGGTGAAAGGTTATGAGCTGGGCGTACATATTTTCGGACCTGTGCATTGAAAACTTTGATGAAGCAAAGGGGCTATCGATGCATTGTAACTATTCAGAAGGCCGGAAGTCTTGGAAATTGAAGAGTCAACCTGTTGTCACGTGATGGTGGACGTAGGCACGTGATCAGGACCCTATTGCCGCCACACGTGGGGGGCAAGATGGCCGTCCGGCCTCGAGGCTCACCTCCTAAACGTCATTTCCGAATGGATGAGAAGGGCGGCATTCCTGGCCAATGAAGGTGCGGGGCGGGTCTCTAGCCTGATGTACATCGAAATAGGCCAATGGAAGCCGCGCGGTAGGGTGTCCGCGGGCTAGCGTCACGGCGCGTTGCTGGGTGGCGGCAGGCGGGGCCCGGGCCACGGAGCCAATGCGATGGCAGGGGCGGGGTTGGGTGCTCTATAAGTTGTTGAGAGGCGGATCCTCCGCCCTAGTTCCCAGGATCATGTCTGCGAGTCAGGATTCCCGGTAAGTAAAAGGAGGTCTGGTGGCTTTAGGGTTCAATGGTTCTATTCTGAACTGTTCGAAAACTTCGTGGGGGCGGAGTCGGCGTCAACCATCTCGGGCCCACTGAGGTGGAGAAAGGGAAGACTGCTAGACGATACCATTTTGTGAATAGGGAGAAGCGTGCGACCCTACCACTGGGGATCAGCATGGGGTCGGGAGAAGAAAGCCGAACTCTTGGTCTGAGTTCTGGGGGTAGGAGAGTGGAGCGAGGGGAAATTGCGGCGGTAGACGCTGGTCTGGGGAGAGTAGTAGAACCTGGGCGAGTAAGCGAGAAAAAATTGTGTGGAGGCCCCGGCCTGGTAAAGTCTGTGTGGGGTGCGATTCAGATTGCCACTCTGGGCGGAGTATTGCGAGCGGGTCATTTCTGGGCTCTGGGGAATTCGGGTGAAACCATTGTGGTTGGCGGGGGGGGCGCTTAGGTCTACTGGGCTACATAAACTCTGGGGGACATGCCACTTCCGATCCGGTCGTTTTCCCGAATTCCTGACTCAATACTAAAAATTGGGAGGGGCAGTTTGTTAGAGGGAGTTTGCCCCGTGTCCAGTGCCCGGCGGGCGgatcccccttttctccccttgagAAGGGGAATGGTGAACTGCAGAGAAGCTGTTCCACTTTTCTACGGGGGAACAGATTGGGGTGTGGGCCGGCGACACCATTTTTCGGAAAGGGGTCCCAGGATGTGACCCGTTCCACCTAGTGTTACGCGGGGAGAGAAATGGCTGCTGGGTAGTTTTTATTTGAGGACTTTGCTTATGGAATAAAAGGGGATGAGCATGTGCTACTTTTAAATTCTTGATCCATTCTGtgccttccccctcccatttcttAAGGGTTGTgcaattcccccctcccccccttacccAGCTTGGCTTCATTGTGCGCGAGGCCGCTACTGCCCGAGGCCTCCCACATCCGGGCACACGGCGAGGcgaggtggaggggaggaggggtctGGGCGAATTCGAGTTGGAAGGGGGGCGGGTTAGCGACTAGGAGGGAAGAATGTGGGCGTCATGACGTGGGAAGGCGGGGCGGGACTTCCCACACGTACTTCTGAGATGGGAGTCAGGCTCCGGGCACGTGGACTAGGCCGTGTGCAGAGGCTGCCCTTCCCAGCCACATCCGGGCGATCTCGgcgttgggggagggggggggtcgaGCGCTCCCTTGCATTTATTCCCTCTTCCCCGaaggaaaatgggagaggggTGGGGCACCATTTTATTAAAACTAGAGAGCATTGAGCATGAGCACGGAGTTTGTTCCTCCGGAAAAACTATTCTTGATAGGGGGGAAATTAGCTGGTGGAGTAAATGTACGGAGAGGACTTTACCTCCCCAAAGGGATATTTAGGAGGGGTTGGCTGGCTCCCACCCACCCAGGGCAGGGAAGGagtcttggggggggagggggctgagcTGTAAACCTTCTAGAGGATGGTCTATGATTCTTTAATCTCATCTCCAGATCCAGAGACAATGGCCCTGATGGAATGGACCCTGATGGTGTCATCGAGGTAATGTGATTGTTTACCTGCgttgtttattgttttgtcgACCTACTAACTCTTAAACTCTCATCTAGTCTGAAAAGGACTCTTTACTGTGGGGATTAGTGTGGGCTGTCTGGGCacatttttgcttttctccccttcctcataAAATTCCCCAAAACTTATCTTTTGACTAAGGGTTGAGTACTGCCCATTTTAACTGGAACCATCTACAATGAGGGTCCCATAGATTGAAGTTTAATTCCACATTTGCAATTTCCTTAGTGTAAGATACCATTCACTTATGTATTTGTTATTCATTGGTTTTCCCCCAACAGAGTAACTGGAATGAGATTGTGGATAGCTTTGATGACATGAACCTCTCAGAATCTCTTCTTCGTGGTATATATGCCTATGGTTTTGAGAAGCCATCTGCTATTCAGCAACGTGCAATTCTTCCTTGTATCAAGGGTAAGACTTTGCTTTATGCCCTAGTATAGTTGTTGTGAATGTTactgtttttatgttttcttatgTTCACCTTAACTAAAACAAGTTGAGCAGCTTATCTTTAGACCTTAAGTTTATCCTTTCATCATAGCCCCCAGTTATGTCCATTTCTGTATCCTGTTCTTCCAGGTTATGATGTGATTGCTCAAGCCCAGTCTGGGACCGGGAAGACTGCTACCTTTGCCATTTCCATTTTGCAACAGATTGAACTGGACTTAAAGGCCACACAGGCCTTGGTTTTGGCACCCACTAGAGAGCTAGCTCAACAGGTAACTCTTTCCTGAGGCTGTTCTCATTCTGctttaggaaaaaaattgaacCATATAGAAAGGCCAAAAAAGTTAAATATCTTGGCTTAACCTCAGGTGTGCTTTCTTCTCACAATTCAAATTGTCCCCCATAATTAAAGGCCCCTTTTTCCTGCCTTAAACCCAGCAACCAACGCCTCCAATTGCCTGACTCAGAAGAGAATTGGCATCCTGGGTGGAGCATGGTAGTCTGGCTGGGCAGGTTTAATGGCCATTTCGTGGCCAACCATTTCTCCCACCACACCCCTGACACTGGGTAGAGAGACACCTCTTTGGTGGTGTTCTTCTCATATCAGTCAGGGACATAGCAGCAGTCCAAGTTCATCCCAGCTTGATGCTTTGCTTTCGTGGCCATAGCTGGTTCATGCCCTGGGCACATAACTATCCACTAGTCTTAGGAGGGAAAGGAGTATTGGTTACTGATAGCCAGTGAAAAATTTGAAGTTAAACTtggaagaaaatggggaaagtgaACTCATGTCATGTTGTGGTTCATCTACAATCAAAAGGAACATAACTACTCCATGTTTCAGTGAAAGCCAACATGAGTCCAATCCCTGTGTGCCACCAGCCCCATTAATTCTGGAGGCTGGTTAATTGAAACTGGACGCTACAGCATTTCATCAATGTATTTGAAAGCTATATTGGGGGTTATCTAAAGGTATTTAAACCCACTACTTCATCAAGGGAAGTAGAATGTAAGAATATAAACTATCAAGTCTTTTTCCTTGGGCCCAGATCCAAAAGGTAGTGATGGCACTTGGAGACTACATGGGTGCTTCATGCCATGCCTGCATTGGAGGAACAAATGTTCGAGCTGAAGTTCAGAAGTTGCAGATGGAAGCTCCCCACATCATTGTGGGCACCCCAGGCCGTGTCTTTGACATGCTTAACCGGCGATACTTATGTGAGTATTTTTCATTCATGCTCCTCCCAAGTATCCTAGTATAAGGAGTTTTTCCTATTTGCTCTGTGATGATCCCCCATGCGTGTCATCTGAGCCCAGCTTCCCCTGTTCTCCCAGGTCTAAGCGGGTGTCTTACCCTCTAGTCTCTGGACCGGCAGAGGTTTCTGTGCACATGATCATACTTTAACCCTGAGAGCAACTTGTGTTGGATAGTTCTTAAGAGAATAGGGGTGTGTGGAAGAAAACAGTTGCCTAagcttcctttgcttttttttcctctgcagcTCCTAAATACATCAAAATGTTTGTTCTGGATGAAGCAGATGAAATGTTGAGTCGTGGTTTTAAGGACCAGATCTATGATATATTCCAGAAACTCAGTGGCAATACtcaggtatgggggacagagTTAAGTATCTCAGTGTGGATAGACTAAGACACAAGTTCTAGCTCTCTTTAAGCTCATACAGTAAATAGAACTGACAACCATATATTACTGATTATCTTGTTTTGCTGTTTCAGAGAGGGGGCCGTGTCCTTACTTTACAATCTAATCCTTAATGTTAGAGCTTATAGGTTGTACACATTGAGGGGTGGAGATGGGAGTGGTAGTAAATTATGTAAGTCAGGATGGGGGGGGGATAAgagatctttgatttttttttttttttaacggggcagtggggctaagtgacttgcccagggtcacacagctagtaagtgttaagtgtctgaggccggatttgaactcaggaactcctgaatccagggccagtgctttatccgctgcgccacctagccgcccccaagatctttgatttttaaaggagAGGACAGCCTAGATAAGTCCTTAATTGCATTTTCCTTGCTTTCCAAGGTGGTGCTCCTGTCAGCCACCATGCCCTCAGATGTGCTGGAAGTGACCAAGAAGTTTATGAGGGATCCTATCAGGATTCTAGTCAAGAAGGAGGAGTTGACATTGGAAGGCATTCGTCAGTTTTACATAAATGTGGAACGAGAGGTGGGACCCATTGGAGAAAGGTGGTTGTATAGCCAGGGGAGGGAAGGATTCTGTCAAGATTCTGGAGCATTAGCCCTGACTGGTTTCTTCCCCCAAAGGAGTGGAAGCTAGATACCTTGTGTGATCTGTATGAAACGCTGACTATTACCCAAGCTGTTATCTTCATCAATACCCGCCGAAAGGTGGATTGGCTTACTGAGAAAATGCATGCCCGTGACTTTACTGTGTCTGCAATGGTGAGTTTCTAGGTGTTGCCTTTTAATATCACTTCCACTGGACTTTGAGAGAGCTGATTTTTTGATGTATGCAGGTTCTGCAATTGTTTCCATTTCTGGGAGTCTGAGGGCTGCCACAGGGGGAAACTGAGTGAGACACTGAGATCAGGACCTGACCAGGGATGCAGAAGGGAGGGGGTATGTGAGATTTTGCTCCCTTCCTTTACAGTTGGTCACCAGGTTTGCCCTTGGGAAGGACAACTGCCTGTCTACCATTCTATTCTGTCCAGACTGAtcttggggtgggtggggtgacAAAGCTGCTGCTTATAGAGCTAGCTAGCTGCATGAGTGGAATGGAATGAATGGTGGACCAGCAGTCTAAATCAAATTAACTTGGCTTTTGTGCCCACAGAAAAATCTCACCTTTGTCTCCCCACAGCTTCTTCCTGTCCTGAGCACATGCTTGGTCCTTAACCCCTGTGACAGCTCTCAGGACCCCTAAGACTCTTCCACAAATGAAACAATGAGATCCCACTACATACCTGTCCAGTATGGTTTTTTACTAGTCACCTAGTTCGCTATTCCTATCTGACCTTCTGTTCTCTCCCCAGCATGGAGACATGGACCAAAAAGAACGTGATGTAATCATGAGGGAGTTTCGATCAGGTTCCAGTCGGGTGCTTATTACCACTGACCTATTGGTGAGCATTTAGGAAAATCTTGAAATGGTTCTCACTTAATCCCAAGGATAGAGCTcctaattgggggggggcggagacaGTTCTGCAATCTGACTGCAGAACCTTCATCTTACTTAACCCCAAGCTACAAATCAGTACTGAAAATAGTTGATgacaatctataaaatgaggctagtGATACTACTTGTAACCTTGTGACCTGTTTTTTCCTTAGGCTAGAGGCATTGATGTTCAGCAAGTATCTTTGGTTATTAATTATGACCTTCCCACCAACCG is part of the Dromiciops gliroides isolate mDroGli1 chromosome 4, mDroGli1.pri, whole genome shotgun sequence genome and encodes:
- the EIF4A1 gene encoding eukaryotic initiation factor 4A-I isoform X3 gives rise to the protein MRWQGRGWVLYKLLRGGSSALVPRIMSASQDSRSRDNGPDGMDPDGVIESNWNEIVDSFDDMNLSESLLRGIYAYGFEKPSAIQQRAILPCIKGYDVIAQAQSGTGKTATFAISILQQIELDLKATQALVLAPTRELAQQIQKVVMALGDYMGASCHACIGGTNVRAEVQKLQMEAPHIIVGTPGRVFDMLNRRYLSPKYIKMFVLDEADEMLSRGFKDQIYDIFQKLSGNTQVVLLSATMPSDVLEVTKKFMRDPIRILVKKEELTLEGIRQFYINVEREEWKLDTLCDLYETLTITQAVIFINTRRKVDWLTEKMHARDFTVSAMLLPVLSTCLVLNPCDSSQDP
- the EIF4A1 gene encoding eukaryotic initiation factor 4A-I isoform X1, whose translation is MRWQGRGWVLYKLLRGGSSALVPRIMSASQDSRSRDNGPDGMDPDGVIESNWNEIVDSFDDMNLSESLLRGIYAYGFEKPSAIQQRAILPCIKGYDVIAQAQSGTGKTATFAISILQQIELDLKATQALVLAPTRELAQQIQKVVMALGDYMGASCHACIGGTNVRAEVQKLQMEAPHIIVGTPGRVFDMLNRRYLSPKYIKMFVLDEADEMLSRGFKDQIYDIFQKLSGNTQVVLLSATMPSDVLEVTKKFMRDPIRILVKKEELTLEGIRQFYINVEREEWKLDTLCDLYETLTITQAVIFINTRRKVDWLTEKMHARDFTVSAMHGDMDQKERDVIMREFRSGSSRVLITTDLLARGIDVQQVSLVINYDLPTNRENYIHRIGRGGRFGRKGVAINMVTEEDKRILRDIETFYNTSIEEMPLNVADLI
- the EIF4A1 gene encoding eukaryotic initiation factor 4A-I isoform X2; the encoded protein is MGEGSRDNGPDGMDPDGVIESNWNEIVDSFDDMNLSESLLRGIYAYGFEKPSAIQQRAILPCIKGYDVIAQAQSGTGKTATFAISILQQIELDLKATQALVLAPTRELAQQIQKVVMALGDYMGASCHACIGGTNVRAEVQKLQMEAPHIIVGTPGRVFDMLNRRYLSPKYIKMFVLDEADEMLSRGFKDQIYDIFQKLSGNTQVVLLSATMPSDVLEVTKKFMRDPIRILVKKEELTLEGIRQFYINVEREEWKLDTLCDLYETLTITQAVIFINTRRKVDWLTEKMHARDFTVSAMHGDMDQKERDVIMREFRSGSSRVLITTDLLARGIDVQQVSLVINYDLPTNRENYIHRIGRGGRFGRKGVAINMVTEEDKRILRDIETFYNTSIEEMPLNVADLI